tgtattgaatttAAGACACTGTGAAACTGAGATTTACTAAGTATAAACTCTGTAAAGACTTGACATAAATTGAAAGGCGGCTGCTGAAGTACAGAAGCTGTAGTATTAACTTGGATTATTTCAGCATTTTCCCCAGGTCTCCAGCTTGATGGGAACTCTGTCAGAGTTTGCCATGGGGTagatttccctttctttctctttttctccccctctctccctccctttcttctcacTGTGCAACATAGGGGATCTCatttccctgacaagggattgaacctgtgctccctgcattgggagtgctggGATTCgcaaccactggtccaccagagAGGTCCTTCCCATGTAGATTTCTTAAGTGCCAAAGAATCCCATTGGGTTCTAATTCAATACTTCTTTATCTTCTGAAATTACATAATAatctctgtttttctccctttctaaAAGGACCTTAAAGGCTTTGACCCAGGAGAGAAGTACTTTTATAACACATCATGGGGAGATATTTCTCTGTGGGAACCTTCTGGAAAGAAACtggtatgtatttttatttccagttttcatgTTTCCTCAGAACATGGGGTAAGTGTTGGTTTAGTTCTGAGGAACATCACATGTTTTGGGGTTGCAGATGAatgaaagggaggaggaggggtatAATGTAAACATTTAGGGAAGTAGAAAAagttaaatgttttataatacagtattgatGATGTGAGAGTTTTCTGCATGTAAAAAGTTGATGAAGTGATACAGTGAAATTATTATATTACTGTTATATGCCTCTGATATAAGTAGGGCTTCTGAGTTATGTAACTATTTTgagtaaaaagaaatgacttcAAGTATGAGCATACATTCtggtttcaaaaattaaaaatatggagTTTGAATCAGGGAACACAGTTTACAATAAATTTGAAACCTCGTAGTTAAGCAGATTCCAGCTAAACTATGTGACGTACTGCTGAATTCTCCGTTGAAAAGTGTTTCCTCTGGAAAACCTTCCTGCTGCCCAGCTGCTGGGTTAGCACCTCGTCAGCTCCAGGCAGCTTGCCCCGAAGGGACCCGCCTCCGCTCACTGCCTCCCCCGCCCATTTGTCCAAATAGCGTTGTTCTTGAGAATTCTGGCTTAAGAAAACTTTCTGTAACTCATCAGTCGTTTTTCTGTCAGaattttatttgtaaacatttttgttgtCACCTTGTCCTCTTGAGTCCCGCTTTCTGCCTGTTCTGTGTCTCTTCCCTTCCTTGACCTGACGTTCCCCTCTTTACCAACAGACACAAGATTCCTTGAAACTGCTCTGATTTGGCTGTTCTGCTCAGAACAACTCATGGCTTTTCAAATATGCCTTGTTTTGAATACCTCGGCTTCGTGATTATATTCTTAGGCCTCTCTGATTTTTCTCATCTGAATCCCTAAAAGATTATATTATGTAACATACaatataatgtataattatatgCTCTTCATcaagaaacattttttgaatTCCTGCTACAACTTTCTCAGTGCTAGATGCAAAGAGGTGAAAGAGTTCTTTTCCTTAGGgagtttatgtttttgtttgtgtgaaTGGACACAAAAAGTTAAATAACAATATGAAATAGTAGAGATTGAATTTGTTAAATAGGTACcatattcagaaaaaataaaccacTGTTACCTGGCGTGGTAGAGGCTGTGTCACTGCTAGTTTTAGTACCTTACTTTGTATTTGTAGATAGCCGCCTTTAATTTGTGTCTGGGTAATAGGATTTTTGAACAAAGACAGTTTTTCGGCCACTAGCAGGAATGTGCTACTCGGCTGGATTATGTGGCTCATGCTTCAGAGAAATGAGATGTGCTGGATATCTGGATTTGGGATGGAGGTGCTTGTATTATGTTGGAAATGAAGCCTAGCTGTTACGGGACCTGAAGATGTGGCCTTaggcagatggggaaacagggatAATCTCGGAGACAAGGCATCCTGCAGTGGCCAGGATGCCTGACtccacttctttctccttctctccttggTTATTTTTCTGTTACAGTGAACCAAGGAATCATACTCCAGTTATTTCTGATTGATCACTCTCCTAGACTTTGACATACAGGTTTTTCTCTAAACatttgctttcacttctcttgggtaATTGCCAGGTGTGAGATTGCTGGGTTGTGCAATATATGGTCCATCTCTGTAacaaactgccagactgttttccaaagtggctgtaccgtGTTGCTTTCCCACCAGTGGTGTGTGTCCTGGCTGCTCTGCGTCCTCACTGGACTCTCAGGGTTTTTGTGCTTTTGGATTTAActgcttattttccattttaataggCTTGTAGTGGTGTCTTctctggttttaatttgcttctCCTTAGTGactaacaatgttgagcatctttttgtgtgtttctttggCATCTGGATACCCTCTTTAGTTTGAAGTGTTCGACTCTTAAATGTTTTGCCAGTTTTCTAAAAATTGGGTCATATGTGTCCTTACTGAGACTTGAACATGTCCACAGTGTGTTTTATGGACACAAGTCCTGTATTAGGTATGTGGTTTGTAAATAGTCTTCTAgcctgtggtttgtctttttaccttttaaagtATCTTTCAAAGAGAAGATTTCTTACTTTGATAAAAtcctgtttataatttttttctactgttgttcagtcactcagtcatgtctgactctgcaaccccatggactgcagcacaccaggcttccctgtctttccactctctcccaaagtttgttcaaactcatgtccattgagttgatgatgccatccaacaatctcatcctctgtcatccccttctcccgccctcagtctttccaagcattggggtcttttccagtgagtgggctctttgcatcaggtggccaaagtattggagcttcagcttcagtatccttgcagtccaagggactttcaacagTCTTTTCATGCATTAcagttgaaagcatcagttctttgatgctcagccttctttatggtccaactctcacagccatatgtggctactggaaaaaccagagctttaactagatggacctctgttggcaaaattatgtctctgctttttaatacggtgtctaggtttgtcatagattttcttccaagaagcaagtgttttttaattttgtggctgcagtcaccgtcaacagtgattttggagtccaagaaaataaaaatctgtcactgttgccttttttcccccatctgtttgccatgaagtgatgggaccgtatgccatgatctttgttttttgaatgttaagttttaaaccagtttttgaggctgtttagttcctgtttgctttctgccattagggtggtgtcacctgcatatctgaggttattgatatttctcctggcaaccttgattccagcttgtgctttatccagcctggtattttgcatgatatactctgcatcgAAGTTAAAGAAggggggtgacaatatacaaccttgatgtactcctttcccagttttgaaccagtctgttgtttcgtgtccagttctaactgttactttttgatcagcatacagatttctcaggaggcatgtattTTCTATTATGAATTGTATTTATGATGTGTTATATAAGAAATCTTTCCTTGATCCAAAGATCTGTTCAGTACTAACAGTAGCAAGTTGTTAGTTCTGTTGACTCTTTCACTGGGTGTAATTTTCATTAAGTATCTGGTTTTTCAATACAGTATTTGTGGAGTATAAGATGCTCCATTTTAAATgaaccataaatgaaaaaaaagtaatactTCGCCTAAGCTGTGATGTAACATTAAACTGTCAGCTCTAAGGTGTTTCCAGATTTTGgagatattaaaatagaaaaaagtgtgTCTGAATTGgtgaaacatattttttaaaatgtgttgtgtGGTTGGCTGTCCCCTAGGTTTTTTATAGATTCTCCTGGAAGTTCCAGAACCTGGGATTTCTTAATTGCTGAAAAGGCAGTAGTGACATGTTGAATGTGTTTGGGTGTTTTCTCTGATCAGTGACCCAAGAGGAAGACTGCGTGATTAGCAGAGAGGGTGACAGAACCCACAGGAGGggaatttgtgtgtatgtgtgtgtgtgtgagagtggtCTCCAAGCACATGTCTGGGAAGGACGGGGGTGGCCAGCGGCCACTGCATCAGTGGGAAACAGCTGCAGGGTGGGAAGACCTCTGCCCTGTTGTCTAACCTGTCCACACCCCGGCTTTCCTGCTTTATGAAACTAGGCCCAGTGTTTTCTGGTGCTCCAGCTCTGGGGTCTGGTGCCTTCCGTGCTTCTCTCATGTCAGACCAACAAGGCTTCCTGGATGTTAGAACACACTGTGCTCCTCAGTTGGCCAGCTGTTGTATGAATGTCTGTTCTTGTGCCCCAGGCTTGTTGAATTCCCCATATTTGCCTTACAGAGAGAGAACACGTTGTCAGAGTGGCAGTCTGTGGCTTGAACTTACCTCAGGCTTATTCACAGTGAGTGAGCCACAGCCCCTCTGTCTTCAGTGGTTGTCACTGTCCATTTATCTCCTGGAATCTGGGAAATGAAAGATGGGTGGTCAGTTTAACAATTATCAAGTTTGGTTATGTTAGAACATTCCAGAAGTTTTAGAATTTGGAGTAAAAACAACTTGGAACTAAGAAAAGTGGGATGAGAACGGgagaaagtaattttttcttgCTGAGAATTGAGTTTAATTGATGCAGTTGAATCAGAGTACAGGATTAAAGGAGATTTGTGGTTTTAATGGCTGGCTTTGGAAACGGGGTTCAGGTAGCTATGTTTTTGGGGCCATACGCTGTTTGTATGTATGGCCTAAATGCTGAAAATAGTTActacatttttaagtgttttaggaaaaaaatgaaaagggttTTGTGATGTGAGTGTTATCTGTAGGTGCTTTTCCTTACAGCACAGCCCTAGATCCAGCAagttagaaggaaggaaatcatttaCTTGTTAACTGTAGATGGTGTAGCATCTGATTTTTATTAAACTGTGTAGTTTTATTAAACTatgcttgacttttttttttaacagagataTCGAACAAAACCATACTGTTGCAGCCTCTGTAAATACTCCACAAAAGTGCTTACTTCATTCAAAAATCATTTACATCGTTACCATGAAGATGAAATTGACCAAGAGCTGGTGATCCCTTGCCCAAACTGCGTGTTTTCCTCTCAACCCAGAGTTGTGGGAAGGCACTTCAGAATGTTTCATGCACCTGCTCGGAAAGTCCAGAATTACACAGTGAATATTTTAGGTGAAACTAAATCATCTAGGAGTGATGTGATAAGTTTTACAtgtttaaaatgtaacttttcaAACACACTGTACTACAGCATGAAGAAGCATGTGCTGGTAGCACATTTTCACTACTTAATTAACTCCTATTTTGGCCTGAGAACTGAGGAGGTGGGTGAGCATCCTGGAGCTGACGACACCCTCTGTGCAGAGAAGTTGCTCACGTCTGACAGGTATTACTGTAAAAAGTGCAACGCCAATGCCAGCAGCCAGGACGCTTTAATGTATCATATTTTGACATCCGATATACACCGGGATTTGGAGAATAAGCTTAGGTCTGTCATctcagaacatattaagaagactGGCCTTTTGAAGCAGATGCATATTGCTCCCAAACCAGCTACACACGTGGCCATACCGCCGAATAGCAGTGCTCCGGGCATCCCAGCCTCATCTCCTTGCTACCACCTTGCCTTGCCGCAGAATGGCCAGAGCCAGACCGTGGTGCAGCCGGTTCAGGGTGCAGCCCCTCCGTCTACTGTGGCCGCGGGGGCTGTGGGCAGTGTCACCCACTCTCCGCCAGCTGTTGCCCAGCCTCATGTGACCCTGGTCTCCAGTCCTCTGCCAGTGGGCCAGAGCAGCCTCACTTTGCCGCGCTCGACGCCTCAGcctgtctttctttctcatggAGTCCCACTTAGTCAGGCAGCAAATCCTCCCGTGTTGCCCTTGAGTCAGCCGGTTGGACCTGTAAGTAAGTCTGTTGGAACCAGTGTCCTCCCCATAAATCAGACCATCCGCCCGGGGGTTTTGCCGCTCAGCCAGCCTGTGGGGCCCATAAGCAGGCCAGTTGGACCTGGAGTTCTTTCGGTGAATAGACCCGTTGGGTCTGGGGTCCTCCCTGTCAACCCCTCTGTCACCCCTGGAGTGCTTCAGGCAGTCTCGCCAGGGGTGATTTCTGTGAGTCGGACAGTCCCGTCAGGGGTCCTTCCTGCAGGACAGGTGACCCCTGCTGGGGTCATCCCTTCAGGACAGACAGCGACTTCTGGGGTTCTTCCTGCTGGCCAGGTGGTTCAGTCAGGGGTGCTCCCCATCGGGCAGACGGCCCCCTCGGGGGCACTGCCCACAGGGCTGACGGTCCCACTGCGGGTGCTTCCTCCTGGCCAGGTAGTCCCACCTGGGCTCCTTCCCCCCAACCAGACAGTCTCTTCAGCCGTTCTTCCTGTGAACCAGGGCATTAACTCTGGTGTTCTTCAGCTCAGTCAGCAGGTCATGTCAGGAGTTCTTCCTGTGGGCCAGCCAGTGAGGCCTGGGGTCCTGCAGCTTAATCAGTCTGTGAATACCAACATTCTGCCTGCAAATCAGACCATTAGACCCGGTGCTTCGCCAAACACCACTTTTCTGACATCAGGCTCTATTCTCAGACAGCTCATACCCACAGGGAAACAAGTGAATGGCATTCCCACGTACACACTTGCCCCGGTGTCTGTCACTCTGCCAGTGCCCCCTGGAAGCGTCGCCACTGTTGCCCCTCCCCAGATGCCCATCCAGCTCCTGCAGTCGGGCACAGCTGCCCAGATGGCCAGTTCCATGGCCGGCATGCCCTCCCCTCCCGTGGTGGTAAATGCCACTCAGAGTATGTTTGTTCAGGCCTCTTCGTCTGTGGCAGAGGCAAATCAGGTGCTCAAACAGGCCAAGCAATGGAAAACCTGTCCTGTTTGCAACGAGCTCTTCCCTTCCAATGTGTACCAGGTCCATATGGAAGTGGCGCATAAGCACAGTGAATCCAAAGCTGCTGACAAACTGGAGCCAGAGAAACTGGCGGCATGTGCGCCATTTTTAAAGTGGATGAGAGAGAAGACAGTTCGATGTCTTTCTTGTAAGTGTTTAGTTTCGGAGGAGGAGCTTATCCATCACTTACTGATGCATGGCCTGGGGTGCTTGTTCTGCCCGTGCACCTTCCACGATATCAGAGGCCTCTCAGAGCACAGTCGGACCATGCACCTGGGGAAGAAGAAGCTGCCCATGGATTACAGTAACAAAGGTTTTCAACTGGATATCGACGCCAACGGCAACCTGCTGTTTCCCCACCTTGACTTTATTACCATATTGCCTAGGGAGGAGCTGGGCGAGCGGGAGGTCTACCTGGCCATCCTGGCGGGGATACACTCCAAGTCGCTGGTGCCTGTGTACATCAAGGTGAGGCCCCAGGCTGAGGGTGCTTCTGGGAGGCCCGGCAAGCAGGTGTTGACCTGCCCCTTTTGCTTTGGCACCTTTGTGACAACGGAGGCATACGAGCTGCATCTGAAGGAGAGGCACCACATCACGCCCACAGTCCACACGATTCTGAAGTCTCCAGCTTTCAAGTGCATCCACTGCTGCGGGGTCTACACTGGCAACATGACGCTGGCAGCCATTGCCATCCACCTGCTGCGCTGCCGCAGCGCCCCCAAGGACAGCAGCCCTGACCTGCAGGGCCAGCCCAGCCTCCTGGAGAACAGCGAGCTGCTCTTAGTCAACGGCGAAGTGATCCACGATACCAGCTTCTCAGTGAAGAGAAAGCTGCCTGATGGCCACTCCGGGGTCGAAGACCAGAGGGATGGCGCGGAGCCGCCCGTCGTCATAGACGCGGACACAGACCCGGCTCCAGAAAAGGCAGTGAGTGCTGCACCTGTTAAACGGCAGCGGAGTGAGGGCAGGACGGAGGGACCGCCCGTTAGTGACGACGCTCTTCAGATTTTAGCATTAAATCCTAAAAAGTACGAAGACCGTTCTTACGAAGACAAAAAGCAGTTTCTTAGGGATTATTTCCACAAGAGACCATATCCCagtaaaaaggaaatagaattgTTATCTTCACTCTTATGGGTGTGGAAAATTGACGTGGCTTCATTTTTTGGAAAAAGAAGGTATATTTGcatgaaagcaataaaaaatcACAAACCGTCTGTACTTTTAGGCTTTGACATGTCTGaacttaaaaatgttaaacacagGTTGAACTTTGAGCATGAACCAcaaaacttgtaaaaaaaaaaaaatctaaagtatTAGATAGTTTTTTTcaattgagatttttaaaaatgttattttcttcacTGTATGTTGAACTAATCAGTTTCAGTGGTCTTTATGCTGCTCTTTAGATTTATTTCAGGTGCTCAGAAAGACTTCTGTATAAAGAAGTGAGTAGTTCTTTCAAATTTGTTTCCTGCAGTTTGATTTTGTAacaattactttttgttttttctctgtcaTGTAAATTAAATCTTTTGATATTTCATGCACGCCTTGTTTTCCCAGTAGTGTCACTATTGTATGATAAAAACTAAAatctatatatgtttatttttcatttaaggaaATTTCAGCTTGTTTCAGAACACTTGATtaactgcaaattaaaactgcTCTCCCTCAGCTTCCCAAGTAGCAACAGACGATACAGTAAATGTTTAGAGAAGTGAGTAGCAGCCCCTGTGACATGTCTGGTTCATTAAGGATGCACTGCATTAACTTACGCTGATTTCTTCTTGTAAGGTATTCGCTAATTagattataattttgatttacGTTTTTTCAGTTGTTTACGTCCTAACAGTTGTTTTTGATTGTAACTCAGAAAAccaaatgttttcatttgttaaaaatatactgaACCTGAAGTCTGGTATTTAAATCAAgagttattttacaaataaagtaaTTCTGTAGGTACAAAATACTTCTCACTGTAgacttttcccctctttttgaTGTGGTGATAAGTCTTCTCCATTCAAAGACAAGACAATAAATCTTTAGTGCCTTTAGAACAAacactgaaaacacacacacaagctctcCTCCTGACCTAACTGTGCATAAACAGCGAAAGGGAAGGTCTGAGTTACTCAGGAATGAAATGTTGACCCCTGAGTGTGGCTACTAACTAAGATTTAAACACAGGTTTTTAGGGAACAAGGTGAAACACATGGACTGGAGCTAGTCTCCTGGTTGGTGTATTAAATCTGACAGTTTCCTGGAGGTAAATTTATTCATTCTAGGAAAATGGGCTTTCCCATAGCCTGGTGTCCAGGTTACTGGGATGGGCTATTGCTAAGGAATCAAGTGTGTAACTGTCCTTCGGCCAACTAGGCCTCATTTTTTCCACGTAATCTGAAATAACTTAAAGCACCAGAAGCAGTTGTGGAGACCAGCCTGTTTGACCTTGAGCCACAGTGCTGGTGATGCACGGGAGAGGTGCCTGTGCTGCGTTCTTGGAAGATGTGACAGTCTCTGGGAAATGAGATACTGTTACCACGTGGAGTTTTAAAGTGTAGTTCTTGCATGTCGTTGCTGTAATGTACATTTCTGAGGCAACCGTGAAACTGGCGTGTGTGTGATTGTTGGTGTGCTCTGTTGTAAATTCAAAGAGCTTGTtccagtctgtttttttttaCCTATTGTTTTCAGAGTGTCTATTTTGAATTAAAACTTGTTATACCACTGCAAGTAGAActgtttaattcttttaaatgttgaaacATCACGATGATTCAGAAACAATTTAAACATGGAAGTAGATACCATATTTGTTGTTGTGAAAATAAGCACACCCCCAAAAGGCTGAATAATTACAGGGTCACGAAATAGCTGTGGCTGGAGATCCTTGCTTTGTGTGATGGTGGCCGGGAGTTGCCTTTCTCTAGGCTGAGCTCTGTGTTGCCCGGCATGGCTTGCCATCTGTGTGGCTTGACCTGCGCCCCTTCAGTTGCGAGACTTCGGGGCTCTGTTTGCGTTTGGGGCCTGGTCAGTCTGTCGGGCTGACCATCCTGTCCACTGCAGGATCAGAGCAGCATCGCCAGCCTCTTCCCTCCCAGTCGTGGCCCCTGCACCCTCCCCCAGCTGTGTCCCTTTGGGCAGAGAGTAATAGCCCTGAGCAGAAACTCTGTGATGAAGGAATTCTGGTTGCTAGCTGTAGTCCAGCTTTTGATGTGGAATCTTTTTATATGCTAGTTACTGGCTATTAAACACTTTTTTAGGCTTCTAGATCAAAATTTGATGTAAACTGAGCTTCAAAAGCATATGGGagttcttgtaaaaaaaaaaatgagtaaatttattattttagctatgctgtgcagtatgtgggatcttagttccccaaccagggactgaacccctgccccctgctgtggaagtgtGGGCTCTTAAACACTGGGAATTCCCTAagtttattatttgaaaatgaaaaactgaactaTAGATTAAATAGTTTAGTGGTGGGGGATTTTTATGCTGTCATTTAAAGGATTGGAaattgagaaggaaagaaaattcttttttattttcatggtttcaaaaaggtatatatttaaattttaatctatGCATGAACTTTAGAAATACTACATATTtggagacactgctttgggaaataTCCCCAGTGTTTTTGCTTcaagtaataaatccttccttcttccatcttcccCCAAATTACATATTTGAAGTCTATTCGGTGAAAGACAAATTAGAATGTAGCATTTAATTTCTGAATTCTGTTACCATGGTTTTGGGATGTGTTGTTTTTTAACAGCCAGGAGCCTCATCACTTCATTTGTTACAGTGAATAGTAAATGAGGAGAACTCGGGAGGCCCCAGAAAGCCTTTCATCCACCCGGTAACAGGGCAGGCCCTTCGCCACCGCTCCTGTGGTTGGTTTTTCTTTTGGTGATTGCTCTCCCACCCGCCTGTCAGCGTGCTGCTTCCAGAATGGAGCTCTGCGGATCTTTGTCAGATTGCATTGGTAACTCAGCTGAGGAACAGGTCAGCTTTGATGTCACCTCATCCTAAGGCCCTTGAATGTTTTCTTTAAGAAGCTGCAGGCGAGGGAGGTCGGACAGGCAGAGTATGGCTCCTGTGGCTTTAGCGGGCAGCAGGCCTCGCAGGACTGACTGCGCCACAAGCTGCGAGACCCCAGCGAAGCTGCGGGAGTCGTGTCTCCAGCTTCTGGGCTGTGGGCCACAGGCCGGTGTGAGGGCGCAGACTGCGGGATGCTGTGCCAAGGACAGCGCTGGTGCCAGGGCCGTGTCAGCATCACAGGAGTGTGGAGACGACCTGGCATAGGGTCGCCCACTCCTGCCCCCTCACCCTCATCAATGTGATCAAACAGAACACAGCCAGTCAGTGAAGAAGCCAAGCTGGTCCTGAAAGCTGACAGGACAAGAGACCCTCATCCACATACCACCAGATAACCACAAAAACAGCTGCTGTATCGCCACTGGACTGGCATCCTGGGCAGAGGCGCTTTTCCGGAAGCCCTGGTGCAGGTATGTCCCAGGGAAGGGCTGTTGCTCTTCAGTCCTGCAGTCGGCCTCCTGGGGCGGGCAGGGTGGACACGTCGTCCTCTCCCTCAGGCTCTGGCCAGGTCCATCTCCCTCCTGAAGCCACCCGGTTGTGGCTCTTCACTCAGTTTTGCAGTAAGGCCTCTGGGAATGCTGTGCTGTGGCTGATTCTCAGCCACCTTCCTTTCCTCTCAGAGCAGCAGCTGTGCCAGACCTGCGGGAGCTGGTGGTTCTGCCCCAAGTCCCCAAGGACCACCGCACCAAGGCGGGTGGTCATCCACCTCTGTTACCCTTTCCAACAGCCTCACATCTGATGCTTATGTGCAGCTCTCTCTTTCTTACTAGAGGAAGCAACAGCTctgactaaaaaaagaaaaaa
The sequence above is a segment of the Odocoileus virginianus isolate 20LAN1187 ecotype Illinois chromosome 22, Ovbor_1.2, whole genome shotgun sequence genome. Coding sequences within it:
- the ADNP2 gene encoding activity-dependent neuroprotector homeobox protein 2, with protein sequence MFQIPVENLDNIRKVRKKVKRILVDVGLDRCKELLKDLKGFDPGEKYFYNTSWGDISLWEPSGKKLRYRTKPYCCSLCKYSTKVLTSFKNHLHRYHEDEIDQELVIPCPNCVFSSQPRVVGRHFRMFHAPARKVQNYTVNILGETKSSRSDVISFTCLKCNFSNTLYYSMKKHVLVAHFHYLINSYFGLRTEEVGEHPGADDTLCAEKLLTSDRYYCKKCNANASSQDALMYHILTSDIHRDLENKLRSVISEHIKKTGLLKQMHIAPKPATHVAIPPNSSAPGIPASSPCYHLALPQNGQSQTVVQPVQGAAPPSTVAAGAVGSVTHSPPAVAQPHVTLVSSPLPVGQSSLTLPRSTPQPVFLSHGVPLSQAANPPVLPLSQPVGPVSKSVGTSVLPINQTIRPGVLPLSQPVGPISRPVGPGVLSVNRPVGSGVLPVNPSVTPGVLQAVSPGVISVSRTVPSGVLPAGQVTPAGVIPSGQTATSGVLPAGQVVQSGVLPIGQTAPSGALPTGLTVPLRVLPPGQVVPPGLLPPNQTVSSAVLPVNQGINSGVLQLSQQVMSGVLPVGQPVRPGVLQLNQSVNTNILPANQTIRPGASPNTTFLTSGSILRQLIPTGKQVNGIPTYTLAPVSVTLPVPPGSVATVAPPQMPIQLLQSGTAAQMASSMAGMPSPPVVVNATQSMFVQASSSVAEANQVLKQAKQWKTCPVCNELFPSNVYQVHMEVAHKHSESKAADKLEPEKLAACAPFLKWMREKTVRCLSCKCLVSEEELIHHLLMHGLGCLFCPCTFHDIRGLSEHSRTMHLGKKKLPMDYSNKGFQLDIDANGNLLFPHLDFITILPREELGEREVYLAILAGIHSKSLVPVYIKVRPQAEGASGRPGKQVLTCPFCFGTFVTTEAYELHLKERHHITPTVHTILKSPAFKCIHCCGVYTGNMTLAAIAIHLLRCRSAPKDSSPDLQGQPSLLENSELLLVNGEVIHDTSFSVKRKLPDGHSGVEDQRDGAEPPVVIDADTDPAPEKAVSAAPVKRQRSEGRTEGPPVSDDALQILALNPKKYEDRSYEDKKQFLRDYFHKRPYPSKKEIELLSSLLWVWKIDVASFFGKRRYICMKAIKNHKPSVLLGFDMSELKNVKHRLNFEHEPQNL